Below is a genomic region from Candidatus Methylomirabilis tolerans.
CAAGATCGTCTCTCCAGAGGCTATACCGTCGCTCGTGGACTATCCATGGCCTGGTAATGTGCGAGAGCTTGCCAACACGATCGAGCGCCTGCTGATCCTCTCCTCCGGCGACGTCATTGGCCTCGAAGACCTGCCACCCAACATCCGGTTTCCGAGCGGTCTCACGGGTGGACCCTCCTCGCTCCAGGAGATGGAGCGGCTGCACCTCATCCGGATGCTCGATCACACGGGGGGCAAAAAGATGCAGGCGGCGCGCCTCCTCGGGATCGACCTCAAAACCTTGAATAGCAAGATCAAGCGGTATAACATCCCCTTGTAAAGTGTCCAGTGCAGCCCACCTCGGATGGTGCTGACCAGCAGTCGCTGGCCCCGGCGAGGTCTTGAGAACGTTGACAAGCTCCGGAAAACACAAGACAATCGCCGCATGCGTGGGAAGCGCGAGGGCTAGGTTATGCTGATTAGCATACCCAGTGGTTCGCGAGAGGAATAATGGATACTCGGTGCGAAGTGATGTCAGCGATTGAGACTCTATCGGCCACTGAATTTATCTCTCTTTACCTGTTCGACCGCGTACCCCACATATTCGGAGACGACCGTAGGTCCTTTCTCTCGTGGAAGGGCGCCTTGGCAAAGGCCATAGAGGTGGATCCCGCATGCATCACCCTTGTCGGGAGCTCTGCTGTCGGAATCAGTCTCAACCCTTCTAAGGGATTCAGGCCGTTCGACTCCGGGTCAGACGTCGACGTGGGAGTGATATCTCACTACCACTTTACGGTTGCCTGGCGTTTTCTTCGGACACAAGGGCACCGGCGGACACATGTGGACGCTAAGACGCGAGTAGCGTGGGACGAGCACGTCAAATGCTACATCTACTGGGGTACGATTGCCACTGATCGACTGCTAGGTATCCTACCCTTTGGCAAGAAGTGGCTTGCAGCGCTCACCACAATGGCGCAGACCTCCCCTACTGTTGGGAGGGATATAAACCTTCGAATCTATTCAGACTATGAGTCCTTGCGAGCCTATCAAATCTGGTCGGCGCAGCGCGCACGTGAGGACATCTTGACAAAGGGGGAGGCAGATGCACCGATTCCTTAATACCACACACCGGTCTGTGGTGTGGTTCAAGAAGAGCGACGAAGCTCGCGATCTCGTGATCCGGCCGCCATTTCAGCGCAACCCGGTTTGGTCAAAGAGGCAGCAGAGTGCCTTGATCGACACGATCCTTCTCGAATATCCAATTCCAGAGCTTTACATGCAGGACATTACCGATGCAGAGGGGAACCAGAAGTATATCCTTGTCGATGGGCAACAGCGTATTCGCGCCGTTCTCGACTTCTTGGCTAACGACTTGGAGTTGGTGGACGAGAGCCCGAAATGGGCTGGGATGACTTTTGAGGATCTCACTGTTGGCGATAAGAAAAAGATCTACGAATACAACTTCGTCGTTCGCCAACTGCCAGATATCCCAGACGATGAGATCAGGACCATCTTCCAGCGACTGAACAGAAACACCATGACCCTGACGGCGCAGGAGTTGCGACACGCCACATATTGGGGGCCGTTTATCAAATTGATGGAAGATATTTCGGACTACGAATTCTGGAATGATTCGGGGGTCTTTTCAGCCAACGACCGGCGCAGAATGCTCGACGTTGAGTTTATCAGCGAGTTATCCGTAGCTTACTTGAACGGTATTCAGAATAAGAAGAAGAAACTTGAAGAGTACTACCAGCAATACGAAGAGTCGTTTGACGAAGCCCAAACACTCCTGGCAATGTTCGTCACCGTACTTGGCGAGCTCGCCCAGGTGATACCTGGGCTATCCAAGACGCGGTGGCGCAAGAAGTCAGACTTCTACTCACTGTTTCTCGCATTTGCCAGGAACGTCGAGCGACTTCCACTTGCAGCAGAAAAGCGCGACGCTGCCAGAGCCGTGCTTTCTGAGTTCGCGGAGCAGGTCGACGCGGTTATCAAGGAGATGCTTCCGGAAGGTACGAAAGCCCCTACGACCGTGACAGATTACGTGAAGAATGTGGAGCGGGCAGCATCCGACCTGGCAACGCGGACCGAGAGGGATCGGGTCCTAAACGAGATCCTGGCCGAGGTATTCGCGAATGGCTGAATGCACCCGGCGAGGGAGGGAGCGGTGACTTCCCTCGCCGGGTGCATTCACGTCGCTAGATGGCTGCTTGCGGCTTGACG
It encodes:
- a CDS encoding DUF262 domain-containing protein; the encoded protein is MHRFLNTTHRSVVWFKKSDEARDLVIRPPFQRNPVWSKRQQSALIDTILLEYPIPELYMQDITDAEGNQKYILVDGQQRIRAVLDFLANDLELVDESPKWAGMTFEDLTVGDKKKIYEYNFVVRQLPDIPDDEIRTIFQRLNRNTMTLTAQELRHATYWGPFIKLMEDISDYEFWNDSGVFSANDRRRMLDVEFISELSVAYLNGIQNKKKKLEEYYQQYEESFDEAQTLLAMFVTVLGELAQVIPGLSKTRWRKKSDFYSLFLAFARNVERLPLAAEKRDAARAVLSEFAEQVDAVIKEMLPEGTKAPTTVTDYVKNVERAASDLATRTERDRVLNEILAEVFANG
- a CDS encoding sigma-54-dependent Fis family transcriptional regulator, translating into KIVSPEAIPSLVDYPWPGNVRELANTIERLLILSSGDVIGLEDLPPNIRFPSGLTGGPSSLQEMERLHLIRMLDHTGGKKMQAARLLGIDLKTLNSKIKRYNIPL